In Providencia rettgeri, the following proteins share a genomic window:
- a CDS encoding DNA-3-methyladenine glycosylase family protein has protein sequence MPVFTAQLALPTNYLYSVFFAFHLRDQHNVAEIVEENTLHKGIIWQQHATKMTLELKKQQATISLAIDSPSIIINEQDLLTLAQHVLGLKQNIDEFEKCYLETPILGQLIEKQRGLRIYQSASAFEALVWAIIGQQISVHAAIAIRRRFIQAVGIQHSSGIWCFPDTPQVRSVDDETLRQTGFSKGKIIALRALCEAIENQKIDLSRLVTHANANQITEQLLQIKGIGPWTVSYALLRGLNYLDGSLHGDVAVRRNLQTLLDKPEQPSAKETEKWLEQFTPWRALVAAHLWRSQSAAGY, from the coding sequence ATGCCAGTATTCACCGCACAGCTAGCACTCCCAACAAATTACCTTTACAGTGTTTTTTTTGCCTTTCATCTGAGAGATCAACACAATGTTGCGGAAATAGTGGAAGAAAATACATTACATAAAGGTATAATATGGCAACAACATGCAACAAAAATGACATTGGAGCTTAAAAAACAACAAGCAACGATTTCATTAGCGATTGACTCTCCATCTATCATTATCAATGAGCAAGATTTACTAACGCTGGCACAACATGTACTTGGTTTGAAACAAAATATTGATGAGTTCGAAAAATGCTACCTTGAAACTCCAATACTTGGACAGCTCATTGAAAAACAAAGAGGATTGAGGATTTATCAATCGGCTAGTGCATTTGAAGCGTTAGTTTGGGCTATTATTGGCCAACAAATCAGTGTTCATGCAGCTATTGCCATTCGTCGGCGATTTATCCAAGCCGTGGGGATCCAACACTCTTCGGGTATTTGGTGTTTTCCCGATACGCCACAGGTCAGGTCAGTTGATGACGAAACGCTGCGCCAAACAGGTTTTTCGAAGGGTAAAATTATCGCCCTCAGAGCTCTTTGTGAAGCCATTGAAAATCAAAAAATTGATTTATCACGGCTCGTCACTCACGCCAATGCAAATCAAATAACTGAACAATTATTACAAATCAAAGGGATTGGCCCTTGGACGGTAAGCTATGCTTTACTCCGAGGACTTAATTATTTGGATGGCTCTTTACATGGAGATGTTGCTGTAAGGCGTAATTTACAAACATTGCTCGATAAACCAGAGCAACCCAGCGCCAAAGAAACAGAAAAATGGTTGGAACAATTTACCCCATGGCGTGCATTGGTTGCCGCCCATTTGTGGCGTAGTCAATCAGCCGCAGGATATTGA
- a CDS encoding DUF2569 domain-containing protein gives MKTEDHSSSHGTSVPLPQPRKELKGIGGWLIFPMLGIILSLIILPFSIYEQNTQVIEYWVELTDPQSSSFIPLFKELIYFEVLGNIILYATLLFLSYVFFTTKKLTIKIYIFFQIFSLVLTVTDIILASVLLDLEVETSDIKDIFRALIACAIWIPYFLVSRRVKNTFVN, from the coding sequence ATGAAAACTGAGGATCACAGTTCATCTCATGGCACTTCGGTACCATTACCACAACCAAGGAAAGAATTAAAAGGCATTGGTGGATGGCTTATTTTTCCTATGTTAGGGATAATATTGTCCTTGATTATTTTGCCTTTTTCTATTTATGAGCAAAATACTCAAGTGATTGAATATTGGGTTGAATTAACAGACCCACAATCAAGTTCATTTATTCCATTATTTAAAGAACTAATCTATTTTGAGGTTTTAGGTAACATTATTTTATATGCGACCTTACTTTTCCTCAGTTATGTCTTTTTTACAACGAAAAAGCTCACAATTAAAATTTATATTTTTTTCCAGATCTTTTCTTTAGTTTTAACGGTTACGGATATTATACTCGCAAGTGTCTTATTAGATTTAGAGGTTGAGACCTCCGATATCAAAGATATTTTTCGGGCTCTCATTGCCTGTGCAATTTGGATACCGTATTTTTTAGTTTCAAGGCGTGTCAAAAATACCTTTGTAAATTAA
- a CDS encoding DUF488 domain-containing protein → MIKCKRVYDPVDDNDGYRVLIDRLWPRGIKKTDLQHDSWNKDVAPSNELRKWFHQHTDQFAQFIERYQQELNSTAAWQVLVAQAKQGDLTLLYSAKNTEYNQAVVLKAFLEDKMQSKK, encoded by the coding sequence ATGATTAAATGCAAACGAGTTTATGACCCAGTCGATGATAACGACGGTTATCGCGTACTTATTGATAGACTGTGGCCAAGAGGAATAAAAAAAACTGATTTACAACACGACTCTTGGAATAAAGACGTTGCACCTTCTAATGAACTACGAAAATGGTTTCATCAGCACACGGATCAGTTTGCACAATTTATTGAGCGGTACCAGCAGGAACTTAATAGCACAGCAGCTTGGCAGGTACTGGTTGCTCAGGCAAAACAAGGTGATTTAACACTGTTATACAGTGCTAAAAATACAGAATATAATCAGGCCGTTGTACTCAAAGCATTTCTTGAAGATAAAATGCAAAGTAAAAAGTAA
- a CDS encoding DUF2569 family protein encodes MDIQQSTPQTESAIISSVAQQVAKKPLQGIGGWLILPVIGLFYMLYKTVTMLLQEISQVQTAWPLATEADSDFYISGFATGFYLLQLGYGVLIALFLWTFIAAVKWKKQAKWLFITTMVLFTLMVLVARFVFPYIFGLEINYSNIITAINGSFYCVLWIPYFLASHRVKNTFIH; translated from the coding sequence ATGGATATTCAGCAATCAACCCCGCAAACAGAGTCTGCAATAATATCATCGGTGGCTCAACAAGTGGCTAAAAAACCGTTACAAGGGATCGGTGGATGGTTAATTTTACCGGTTATTGGTCTGTTTTATATGTTGTACAAAACGGTCACGATGCTATTGCAAGAAATCTCGCAAGTACAAACTGCATGGCCATTGGCAACTGAAGCGGATTCTGATTTTTATATTTCAGGCTTTGCGACAGGTTTTTACCTCTTGCAACTCGGTTATGGTGTTTTAATTGCTCTATTTCTTTGGACGTTTATCGCTGCGGTTAAATGGAAAAAACAGGCGAAGTGGCTGTTTATCACCACCATGGTACTATTTACTTTAATGGTATTAGTTGCTCGTTTTGTGTTCCCATATATATTTGGTTTGGAAATTAACTACTCAAATATTATTACCGCTATAAATGGCAGCTTCTATTGTGTGTTATGGATCCCCTACTTTTTAGCTTCTCACCGCGTTAAAAATACGTTTATCCATTAA
- a CDS encoding ATP-binding cassette domain-containing protein — translation MTIACHFSQLNIEFNQTALFPPLNGTLSCQKNALIGHNGKGKSVLMRILAGQLAPTQGNVHWDLPFIYVGQLTRLTGDTLIDALGINELYHAFLRIEAGNGSLADFELTEDKWHLPSQWQSLLDSAGLAISMEAPISHLSGGERTRLALCRAFLHQDHFLLLDEPDNHLDTQSRQWLSQKLTDHRAGCLVISHNRTLLGEMDTIFELTEKGLHEYGGNYALYDTQKNLEIAAIDAQSERLEKRIHQEKKQQQATLQKAAQRKKQGEKIRYGGSQSLLLLDMQKNRAEKRQSNVAERHQRVMDNLQNQQQENQEKVRHIKPQKMTINYQNEGSKVTIFASDLHLPYGYSSPLSFTIYSGEHWHIQGRNGCGKSTLLKVLAGLLPSDSGECRLSGTFCYLDQHLNLLDKTLPVAEALHQYQPLFTVEQWRTQLGMLRIRGDKSLLPLQQLSGGEQLKATLLALTHSPNPPAILLLDEPDNHLDLDSKQLLEALLQDYQGTLLLVSHDDAFIANCNITHTLNLSDK, via the coding sequence ATGACGATTGCTTGTCACTTTTCACAGCTCAATATTGAATTTAACCAAACCGCCCTTTTTCCACCGCTAAACGGGACGCTATCATGCCAAAAAAATGCCTTAATTGGTCATAATGGCAAAGGAAAATCCGTTTTGATGCGTATTCTTGCTGGCCAATTAGCCCCTACGCAAGGGAATGTACATTGGGATCTCCCCTTTATCTATGTTGGTCAATTAACCCGACTCACAGGAGACACTCTCATCGATGCCTTAGGCATCAATGAGCTTTATCATGCATTCTTACGCATTGAGGCAGGAAATGGTTCTTTGGCAGATTTTGAGCTCACAGAAGATAAATGGCATTTACCTTCCCAATGGCAAAGTCTATTGGACTCTGCGGGGCTCGCTATCTCAATGGAAGCACCTATCTCCCATTTAAGTGGTGGTGAACGTACCCGCCTCGCGCTTTGTCGTGCATTTCTTCATCAAGATCACTTTTTGCTACTCGATGAACCGGATAACCATTTAGATACACAAAGCCGGCAGTGGCTCAGCCAAAAACTCACAGATCACCGAGCTGGCTGCCTCGTTATTTCTCACAATAGAACCCTGTTAGGCGAAATGGATACTATTTTTGAATTAACAGAAAAAGGGTTACACGAGTATGGGGGGAATTATGCGTTATACGATACCCAAAAAAACTTGGAAATTGCCGCAATTGATGCACAAAGTGAGCGCTTAGAAAAACGTATTCACCAAGAGAAAAAGCAGCAACAGGCCACATTACAAAAAGCCGCTCAACGCAAGAAACAGGGGGAAAAAATTCGCTATGGTGGGTCGCAATCCTTACTGTTGCTTGATATGCAAAAAAATCGTGCGGAGAAAAGGCAATCAAATGTCGCAGAACGGCACCAACGGGTTATGGATAACCTACAAAATCAACAACAGGAAAACCAAGAGAAAGTCCGCCATATCAAACCACAAAAAATGACGATTAACTATCAAAACGAAGGGAGTAAAGTCACCATTTTTGCTTCTGATTTGCATTTGCCCTACGGTTATTCATCACCACTTTCATTCACCATATACAGTGGAGAACATTGGCATATTCAAGGGCGTAATGGTTGTGGTAAATCAACCCTACTGAAGGTGCTTGCTGGCCTATTGCCATCAGATTCAGGAGAGTGCCGCCTCAGTGGTACATTTTGCTATTTAGACCAGCACCTCAACTTACTCGATAAAACATTACCTGTCGCTGAAGCACTTCATCAATACCAACCCTTGTTTACCGTAGAGCAGTGGCGCACGCAATTAGGTATGCTGCGAATACGAGGAGATAAATCATTACTGCCACTACAACAGCTCAGTGGTGGTGAGCAGCTAAAAGCAACACTATTGGCACTCACACATAGCCCAAACCCACCTGCTATTTTATTACTCGATGAACCGGATAACCATTTAGACTTGGATTCAAAACAACTACTTGAAGCGCTATTGCAGGACTACCAAGGAACACTCTTACTGGTTTCTCACGATGACGCCTTTATTGCAAACTGCAATATAACCCATACGCTAAATCTTTCTGATAAATAA
- the glpD gene encoding glycerol-3-phosphate dehydrogenase, with protein METKDLIVIGGGINGAGIAADAAGRGLSVLLLEAQDLASATSSASSKLIHGGLRYLEHYEFRLVSEALAEREVLLRLAPHIAFPMRFRLPHQPHLRPAWMIRIGLFLYDHLGKRVSLPSSKSLKFNQNSVLKPELTKGFEYSDCWVDDARLVVLNAQEVVRKNGEVRTRTKVTRAYRENGLWVVEAQDLRTGETHTWKAKGLVNATGPWVKEFFDDGLKLKSPYGIRLIKGSHIVVPRAHDEPQAYILQNEDNRIVFVIPWMDEFSIIGTTDVEYKGDPKDVKIDENEVNYLLKVYNDHFKKQLTVSDIVWDYSGVRPLCDDESDSPQAITRDYTLDIHDDQGQAPLLSVFGGKLTTYRKLAEAAVTKLAAYYPNAGTPWTKNGQLPGGDIEGCDRDGYARVLRQHYQWLPEGLALRFARTYGSNSKLILEGANSLSDLGEAFSANVYEAELRYLVKHEWVTELDDAIWRRTKLGMWLNEEEKQRIAQWLAKNGLSENTSV; from the coding sequence ATGGAAACTAAAGACTTGATTGTCATCGGCGGCGGGATCAACGGCGCTGGAATTGCAGCAGATGCTGCAGGTCGTGGATTATCGGTATTACTGCTCGAAGCTCAAGACTTAGCAAGTGCCACTTCATCTGCGAGTTCTAAACTCATTCATGGTGGCTTACGTTACTTAGAACATTATGAATTTAGATTAGTCAGCGAAGCGTTGGCTGAACGTGAAGTGCTATTACGATTAGCACCACATATTGCCTTCCCAATGCGCTTCCGCTTACCGCATCAGCCTCATTTACGTCCAGCTTGGATGATCCGTATTGGCCTATTCTTATATGACCATTTAGGCAAACGCGTCAGCTTACCAAGCAGCAAGAGTCTGAAGTTTAACCAAAACTCCGTACTCAAACCTGAATTAACGAAAGGTTTTGAATATTCTGACTGTTGGGTTGATGATGCGCGTTTAGTTGTATTAAACGCTCAAGAAGTGGTACGTAAGAATGGTGAGGTTCGTACTCGCACAAAAGTGACTCGTGCCTACCGTGAAAATGGCTTATGGGTTGTTGAAGCTCAGGACTTACGTACGGGTGAAACCCATACATGGAAAGCGAAAGGGCTGGTTAATGCCACTGGGCCTTGGGTAAAAGAGTTCTTTGATGATGGCCTGAAATTAAAATCACCTTACGGTATTCGCCTAATCAAGGGCAGCCACATTGTCGTTCCACGTGCACATGATGAACCACAAGCGTATATCTTACAAAATGAAGATAACCGTATTGTATTTGTTATCCCGTGGATGGATGAATTTTCTATCATCGGCACCACTGACGTAGAATATAAAGGTGACCCGAAAGACGTCAAAATTGATGAGAACGAAGTTAACTATTTACTGAAAGTGTATAACGACCACTTCAAAAAACAGTTAACCGTGAGTGATATTGTTTGGGACTACTCAGGTGTTCGCCCACTGTGCGACGATGAATCAGACTCCCCACAAGCCATTACTCGTGATTACACATTGGATATTCACGATGACCAAGGCCAAGCGCCATTGCTGTCGGTATTTGGTGGAAAATTAACAACTTACCGTAAATTAGCAGAAGCTGCTGTTACTAAATTAGCAGCATATTATCCAAATGCAGGCACCCCATGGACCAAAAATGGTCAGTTACCGGGTGGTGATATCGAAGGTTGTGACCGTGATGGTTATGCACGTGTATTACGTCAACATTATCAATGGCTTCCTGAAGGCTTAGCGCTACGTTTTGCCAGAACTTACGGTAGCAACAGTAAATTGATCCTTGAAGGCGCGAATTCACTCAGCGACCTTGGTGAAGCATTCTCTGCGAATGTCTACGAAGCGGAGTTACGTTACTTAGTCAAACATGAGTGGGTAACAGAGTTGGATGATGCTATTTGGCGTCGCACTAAATTGGGTATGTGGCTGAATGAAGAAGAAAAGCAGCGCATTGCTCAATGGTTAGCAAAAAATGGGTTGTCAGAGAATACCTCTGTATAA
- a CDS encoding DeoR/GlpR family transcriptional regulator: MKQTQRHDAIVELVRLQGYVSTEELVEHFEVSPQTIRRDLNDLAEQNKIQRHHGGAALPSSSVNAAYNDRKIMWSDEKARIAQHVASQIPDGATLFIDIGTTPEAVAHALVNHKNLRVVTNNLNVATLLMPKEDFRLILAGGEVRSRDGGIVGEATLDFISQFRLDYGILGISGIDMDGSLLEFDYHEVRTKRAIIENSRCVMLVTDHSKFGRNAMVNLGNMNLIDYLFTDKQPPDSILKVIEQHNVQLELC, encoded by the coding sequence GTGAAACAAACCCAGAGACATGATGCAATAGTGGAACTTGTGCGTCTTCAGGGATATGTCAGTACTGAAGAACTCGTCGAACACTTTGAGGTTAGCCCTCAAACAATCCGTCGAGACCTCAATGATCTCGCTGAACAAAATAAAATTCAGCGGCACCACGGTGGCGCAGCACTGCCTTCAAGTTCGGTAAATGCGGCCTATAATGACCGTAAAATCATGTGGTCAGATGAAAAAGCGCGTATCGCGCAACATGTTGCGAGCCAAATTCCTGATGGTGCAACACTGTTTATAGATATTGGTACCACACCCGAAGCCGTTGCCCATGCATTGGTTAATCACAAAAACCTACGCGTGGTGACCAATAACCTTAACGTCGCCACCTTGCTGATGCCAAAAGAAGATTTTCGCCTCATTTTAGCCGGGGGTGAAGTACGTTCACGAGATGGCGGTATTGTTGGTGAAGCGACCCTCGATTTTATTTCTCAATTTAGGCTTGATTACGGTATTTTGGGTATCAGTGGTATTGATATGGATGGCTCATTGCTTGAGTTCGATTACCACGAAGTTCGTACCAAACGCGCGATTATTGAAAATTCACGCTGTGTCATGCTTGTCACCGATCATTCTAAATTTGGTCGTAACGCGATGGTTAATTTGGGTAATATGAACCTGATTGACTACTTATTTACTGATAAACAGCCACCAGACAGTATTCTTAAAGTGATTGAGCAACATAATGTTCAATTAGAGCTTTGTTAA
- the glpG gene encoding rhomboid family intramembrane serine protease GlpG, with the protein MIHITSFANPRMAQAFVDYMASKNIHLIIKPSQEQALFELWLEDEPLQPQVQKELDIFLQDPNHPRYLEASWYTGSADIQFQYRNYLTWGYLKEQSGPLTIAVILLSVVVYLWVEMTDAREVLRYLAWPIGDQQTELWRWFSPALVHFSLSHIGFNLALWWFLAGQVERKLGTGKLLTILLVSALFSNWGQSLFSENNFGGLSGVVYALVSYVWLTGERRPESGISVPRGLMIFSIIWLFFGYFDVLGMHIANAAHTSGLIIGLLMGVWDNRHSFKHQSSR; encoded by the coding sequence ATGATCCACATCACCTCTTTTGCTAATCCTAGAATGGCACAAGCCTTTGTTGACTACATGGCGAGTAAAAATATTCACTTAATAATAAAGCCATCACAGGAACAAGCGCTTTTTGAGCTTTGGTTAGAAGATGAGCCATTGCAGCCTCAAGTCCAGAAAGAATTAGATATTTTTTTGCAAGACCCAAATCACCCCCGCTACCTAGAAGCCAGTTGGTACACTGGCAGCGCAGATATCCAATTTCAGTATCGCAACTACCTAACTTGGGGCTATCTTAAAGAGCAGTCTGGCCCTTTAACTATCGCTGTTATTTTGTTATCGGTTGTTGTATATCTTTGGGTAGAAATGACTGATGCCCGTGAAGTTCTACGTTATTTGGCATGGCCTATTGGCGACCAACAAACTGAGCTTTGGCGCTGGTTTAGCCCTGCATTGGTGCACTTTTCGCTATCACATATTGGTTTCAACCTTGCGCTCTGGTGGTTTTTGGCTGGGCAAGTAGAGCGAAAACTCGGGACGGGTAAGTTACTCACTATCTTACTGGTCTCTGCGCTGTTTAGTAACTGGGGACAATCGCTATTTAGTGAAAACAACTTTGGCGGATTATCCGGTGTTGTCTATGCCCTTGTCAGTTATGTGTGGTTAACGGGTGAACGTCGCCCTGAAAGTGGCATTAGCGTTCCTCGAGGGTTAATGATTTTTTCCATTATCTGGCTTTTTTTCGGTTATTTCGATGTTTTAGGCATGCATATCGCCAATGCCGCACATACTTCAGGGTTAATTATCGGCTTATTAATGGGAGTATGGGATAATAGACACAGTTTTAAACACCAGAGCTCCAGATAA
- the glpE gene encoding thiosulfate sulfurtransferase GlpE, with translation MDHFETLTPEQAYQHWLDGTAILVDVRDPQSFRAGHASGAYHLTNESLSQFLEQTDYEQPVMVMCYHGHSSQGAAQYLINIGFESVYSINGGFEAWLREYPQAVTAL, from the coding sequence ATGGACCATTTTGAAACATTAACACCAGAGCAAGCCTATCAACATTGGTTAGACGGCACCGCCATACTGGTAGATGTGCGAGACCCACAAAGTTTTCGTGCAGGCCATGCTAGTGGGGCTTATCACCTCACCAATGAGTCACTGAGCCAATTTCTAGAACAAACGGATTACGAACAACCTGTTATGGTGATGTGTTACCATGGGCATAGTAGCCAAGGTGCTGCACAGTATCTGATCAACATAGGCTTTGAATCGGTGTATAGCATCAATGGTGGATTTGAAGCATGGTTAAGGGAATATCCACAAGCCGTTACGGCTCTCTAG
- the nfuA gene encoding Fe-S biogenesis protein NfuA translates to MINITEAAQAHFAKLLENQEPGTQIRVFVINPGTPTAECGVSYCPPGAVEATDKELKFEKLSAYVDEISAPFLDDAEIDFVTDQLGSQLTLKAPNAKMRKVSDDAPLIERVEYVLQSQINPQLASHGGRVSLMEITDEGFAILQFGGGCNGCSMVDVTLKEGIEKELLKMFVGELKGVKDLTEHQRGEHSFY, encoded by the coding sequence ATGATTAATATTACTGAAGCAGCACAGGCTCATTTTGCCAAGTTGTTGGAAAATCAAGAGCCAGGAACTCAAATCCGTGTTTTTGTTATCAACCCAGGCACGCCAACCGCTGAGTGCGGTGTGTCGTACTGCCCTCCGGGTGCCGTTGAAGCCACAGATAAAGAACTAAAGTTCGAGAAGTTATCTGCTTATGTTGATGAAATTAGCGCCCCTTTCTTGGATGATGCCGAAATTGACTTCGTCACCGACCAACTCGGCTCACAACTGACATTAAAAGCACCGAACGCCAAAATGCGTAAAGTCTCTGATGACGCACCATTAATTGAGCGTGTTGAGTATGTTTTACAGTCACAAATTAACCCACAACTTGCCAGCCACGGTGGCCGTGTTTCCCTGATGGAAATCACCGATGAAGGCTTTGCAATTCTGCAATTTGGTGGCGGCTGTAACGGTTGTTCAATGGTCGATGTCACCCTTAAAGAAGGTATCGAAAAAGAACTTCTCAAAATGTTTGTAGGTGAGTTAAAAGGCGTTAAAGACCTGACTGAGCACCAACGTGGCGAACACTCTTTCTACTAA
- a CDS encoding DNA utilization protein GntX: MLTMEGGCWLCHQSLKLSHQGICHFCLKGLPKMPTCCLRCALPCEQPTMECGRCLKSPPSWQRIITVTPYQAALRMLIHRFKFQKQPQLASTLARIFALFWLTGYRQQQWQKPDLIITIPLHRHRLWWRGFDHMALIGENLSRWLNIPYSQNSLLRSRATLAQTTLKREYRRNNLKGAFTLNSSVSNLHVAVIDDVITTGSTMNSAAQLLICAGAHTVDAWSLCRTL, encoded by the coding sequence ATGCTAACAATGGAGGGGGGCTGCTGGCTATGCCATCAATCACTAAAATTATCTCACCAGGGGATTTGCCATTTTTGCCTCAAAGGACTACCTAAAATGCCAACCTGTTGTTTACGCTGCGCTTTACCCTGTGAGCAGCCGACCATGGAATGTGGACGCTGTCTAAAGAGCCCTCCCTCATGGCAAAGAATTATCACTGTAACCCCATACCAAGCCGCTTTACGTATGTTAATTCATCGTTTTAAATTTCAAAAACAACCTCAACTTGCTTCTACTTTAGCACGTATTTTTGCATTATTTTGGCTCACAGGTTATCGCCAACAACAATGGCAAAAACCAGACTTAATCATCACCATTCCACTGCATCGTCACCGCCTATGGTGGAGAGGATTTGACCACATGGCATTAATAGGCGAAAATTTGTCCAGATGGTTAAATATTCCCTATTCGCAAAATTCATTATTGCGTAGTCGTGCTACACTGGCACAGACTACACTAAAACGTGAGTATCGCCGAAATAACCTAAAGGGAGCATTTACCTTAAACAGTTCGGTTTCAAACCTACATGTTGCTGTTATTGATGATGTTATTACAACAGGTTCTACCATGAATAGTGCAGCACAATTGTTGATTTGTGCGGGAGCGCATACTGTTGATGCATGGTCACTGTGTCGCACCTTGTAG
- the bioH gene encoding pimeloyl-ACP methyl ester esterase BioH → MAKLYWQTVGEGKQDLVLLHGWGLNAQVWQTIIPRIASHFRVHLVDLPGYGRSQDFSPMNIQSMANILWEYAPKNAIWLGWSLGGLVASRIALDHPYEVKGLITVASSPCFKAEENGWAGIRPEVLLGFEQQLSADFHRTVERFLALQTLGTESARNDAKTLKSVVLEQPIPTVETLNAGLESLRTEDLREELKQLPIPFLRIYGYLDGLVPRKIVPSLDELYPNSPSVIMRNSAHAPFISHPDEFCEYLLDFQSRIEE, encoded by the coding sequence ATGGCAAAGTTATATTGGCAGACCGTTGGTGAAGGTAAACAAGATCTTGTGTTGCTGCACGGATGGGGGCTGAATGCGCAAGTCTGGCAAACAATTATTCCGCGAATCGCTTCGCACTTTCGGGTTCATTTGGTTGACCTTCCGGGGTATGGGCGGAGCCAAGATTTCTCCCCCATGAATATTCAATCGATGGCGAATATTTTGTGGGAGTATGCCCCTAAAAACGCGATTTGGCTTGGTTGGTCACTTGGTGGGCTAGTTGCAAGCCGTATCGCGCTTGACCATCCCTATGAAGTTAAAGGGCTCATTACGGTTGCTTCCTCCCCGTGTTTTAAAGCCGAAGAAAACGGTTGGGCAGGGATCCGGCCAGAGGTTTTATTGGGTTTCGAGCAGCAACTTTCGGCCGATTTTCATCGCACAGTCGAGCGTTTTTTAGCATTGCAGACATTAGGGACAGAAAGCGCCAGAAACGACGCAAAAACCTTGAAATCTGTGGTACTCGAACAGCCTATTCCAACGGTTGAAACGTTAAATGCAGGGCTTGAATCATTGCGTACCGAAGATTTGCGCGAGGAATTAAAACAGTTACCGATCCCCTTCTTACGCATTTATGGCTATCTCGATGGCTTGGTACCGCGCAAAATAGTGCCAAGTTTAGATGAGCTGTATCCGAATTCGCCATCCGTGATTATGCGCAATAGCGCTCACGCGCCATTTATTTCTCATCCTGATGAGTTTTGTGAATACCTGTTGGATTTTCAAAGTCGTATTGAGGAATAA
- a CDS encoding FeoC-like transcriptional regulator, with the protein MTSLLQVRDLIALYGQADIALLSEQLNTPIPLIQAMVEKLVSLEKIEQVDISACLTGSSCKGCPESTDCTHFVYKIK; encoded by the coding sequence ATGACCAGCTTGCTACAGGTAAGAGATTTAATCGCCTTATATGGGCAAGCTGACATCGCGCTACTCAGTGAGCAGCTAAATACACCAATTCCATTGATTCAAGCGATGGTTGAGAAGCTCGTCAGCTTAGAGAAAATTGAACAAGTTGATATCAGTGCTTGTTTAACAGGCAGTAGCTGTAAAGGCTGCCCTGAAAGCACTGATTGCACTCATTTTGTGTATAAAATCAAATAA